The Coffea arabica cultivar ET-39 chromosome 1e, Coffea Arabica ET-39 HiFi, whole genome shotgun sequence genome has a window encoding:
- the LOC113692686 gene encoding uncharacterized protein — protein sequence MDKTWMKISNRKDKAYELGVKNFLKFAYSQKVENQKIPCPCTQCNNFCNQTKTVVEDHLLTQGIRKSYTRWIHHGEQFRHQNCGDSTKHGDGEEDSDTEDLNDMLHDIGTAQWGDNWAGREESTDDSLNANHSDTDNFLKLLEDAKKELYPGNHFYSKLSFVVTLLHLKTMSGWTIKSFNALLEIFRHALPPEATVPKSFADAKKLIRDLGFKSEKIHACVNDCVLFRKENEKFDTCPNLNCKEPRYKMAGSRVPRKVLRYFPLKPRLQRLYTHKEIASDMRWHKEKCVHDDNIMWHPADSEAWKYFDRLHPDFAVDPRNVRLGLATDGFNPFGTMSSAYSIWPIYLVPYNLPPWKCMRNPFFFLSMLILGPKSPGNEIDDYMEPLINELNEMWLGVETYDAYSGKKFDLRAALLWTINDFPAYAMLSGWSTKGYQACPICMVETTCVHLPHRKKLCYTGHRRFLPIDHSWRREKKPFDGNVDFRNPVAPLSGNEILDQVQNMEVNFGKTKAQSNAKKRKRSESGLNWTKKNCFFELLYWADLLLRHNLDLMHVSKNVSEAIIATIMDIENKTKDHWLCRQDLKDLGLKKELHLIPNGDSYIMPHACYSLTKEEKKKVCEFLNSIKYPDGFASNICRCIKNGQFQISGMKSHDFHIFIQRLLPLAIRGSLTKEVRQVLFELSEFVKKLCARTLHREVLEELGQKIAVILCKLERLFPPAFFDIMMHLMVQLPAKAILGGPAQYRWMFPFERHMAVLKSYVGNKARPEGCIAEQYIDKECLTFCSMYLDNIDTIFNKPE from the exons ATGGATAAAACTTGGATGAAGATTAGCAATAGGAAGGACAAGGCTTATGAACTCGGAGTCAAAAATTTCCTCAAGTTTGCATATtctcaaaaagttgaaaatcagaaaatcccaTGCCCATGTACACAATGCAATAATTTTTGTAACCAAACTAAAACAGTTGTGGAGGATCATTTATTGACTCAAGGCATTCGTAAAAGCTACACAAGATGGATACACCATGGGGAACAATTTCGACACCAAAATTGTGGGGATAGTACTAAACATGGGGATGGAGAGGAGGATAGTGATACTGAAGATTTAAATGACATGTTGCACGACATTGGGACAGCACAATGGGGGGACAATTGGGCTGGTAGGGAAGAATCAACGGATGATAGTCTAAATGCGAATCATAGTGACACAGATAACTTTCTTAAATTGTTAGAAGATGCAAAAAAGGAGCTGTATCCAGGGAATCATTTTTACTCAAAGCTATCCTTTGTAGTCACTTTGCTCCATTTGAAAACAATGAGCGGGTGGACTATAAAGTCCTTCAATgcattgctggaaatttttagGCATGCACTACCTCCTGAAGCCACAGTTCCCAAGTCTTTTGCTGATGCTAAGAAACTCATTCGAGACTTAGGTTTTAAATCTGAAAAAATCCATGCTTGTGTCAATGACTGTGTTCTCTTCCgcaaggaaaatgaaaaatttgacacTTGTCCAAATCTAAATTGTAAAGAACCTCGCTACAAGATGGCAGGTTCAAGAGTTCCACGCAAAGTTTTGCGTTACTTTCCTTTGAAGCCTAGGCTGCAACGATTATATACCCACAAAGAAATAGCTTCAGATATGAGATGGCATAAAGAAAAGTGTGTGCATGATGATAACATCATGTGGCATCCAGCAGACAGTGAAGCATGGAAATACTTTGATAGGTTGCATCCGGACTTCGCCGTTGATCCTAGAAATGTGAGGTTAGGTCTTGCAACTGATGGTTTCAATCCTTTTGGGACCATGAGTAGTGCTTATAGCATCTGGCCTATTTATCTAGTGCCATACAATCTGCCCCCTTGGAAGTGTATGAgaaatcctttctttttcctatcAATGCTAATTCTTGGGCCTAAATCCCCGGGAAATGAGATTGATGATTACATGGAGCCTCTAATAAATGAACTGAATGAAATGTGGCTTGGTGTTGAAACATATGATGCATATAGTGGCAAGAAATTTGACCTCCGGGCAGCTTTACTATGGACTATAAATGATTTTCCAGCTTATGCAATGCTGTCCGGATGGAGTACGAAAGGGTATCAAGCATGTCCTATTTGCATGGTTGAGACAACTTGCGTACATTTACCACACCGAAAAAAGTTGTGTTACACAGGTCATCGCCGCTTCTTACCCATTGACCATTCTTGGCGGCGAGAAAAAAAACCTTTCGATGGCAATGTGGACTTTAGGAATCCTGTTGCACCTTTATctggaaatgaaattttggatcaGGTACAAAATATGGAGGTAAATTTTGGGAAGACCAAGGCGCAATCCAATGCAAAGAAACGCAAGCGTTCTGAGAGTGGTTTGAACTGGACAAAGAAAAATTGTTTCTTTGAGTTACTATATTGGGCAGACCTCCTTCTTAGGCATAATTTGGATTTAATGCATGTGTCAAAAAATGTCTCAGAGGCTATCATTGCCACAATTATGGATATTGAAAACAAAACCAAAGACCACTGGTTGTGTCGTCAAGATTTGAAGGATTTGGGTTTGAAAAAAGAGCTACATTTGATTCCAAATGGCGACTCTTATATCATGCCACATGCCTGTTACAGCCTAAccaaggaggagaaaaaaaaagtatgtgAGTTCTTGAATTCTATCAAATATCCAGATGGGTTTGCCTCAAACATTTGCCGATGTATAAAGAATGGCCAGTTTCAAATTTCTGGAATGAAAAGTCATGACTTCCACATTTTTATACAAAGGCTACTCCCACTTGCAATCCGtggaagtttaacaaaagaagtTCGGCAAGTGCTATTCGAGTTAAGTGAATTCGTCAAAAAATTATGTGCTAGAACATTACATAGAGAGGTTCTAGAGGAGTTAGGCCAAAAAATTGCAGTCATCTTATGTAAATTAGAGAGGTTGTTCCCTCCAGCTTTCTTCGATATAATGATGCACTTGATGGTTCAGTTGCCTGCTAAAGCTATCCTTGGCGGTCCAGCTCAATATCGTTGGATGTTCCCATTTGAGAG ACATATGGCAGTGCTGAAAAGTTATGTTGGGAATAAGGCCCGACCAGAGGGATGCATTGCTGAGCAGTACATAGATAAAGAATGCTTGACATTCTGCTCTATGTACCTAGACAATATTGATACGATATTCAACAAGCCTGAATGA